In Nocardia asteroides, a single genomic region encodes these proteins:
- a CDS encoding MarR family winged helix-turn-helix transcriptional regulator, with the protein MTEERVPQESERELLESEISADLRAITAVSEQLGHVFARANELRPTDFRALMHIATADIEGDPLTAGRLAKLLGISTAAVTYLVERMIESGHIQRDTDAADRRKVLLRYADHGMEVARGFFTPLGTRTRAAMAGLPDEDLAAAHRVFSTLIDSMRTHFDELTRR; encoded by the coding sequence ATGACCGAGGAGCGCGTGCCGCAGGAGAGCGAGCGCGAGCTGTTGGAGTCCGAGATCTCCGCCGATCTGCGGGCGATCACCGCCGTCTCGGAGCAGCTCGGGCACGTCTTCGCCCGCGCCAACGAGCTGCGGCCGACGGATTTCCGCGCGCTCATGCACATCGCGACCGCCGACATCGAGGGCGACCCGCTCACCGCGGGGCGGCTGGCCAAGCTGCTCGGCATCTCCACGGCCGCGGTCACCTACCTGGTCGAGCGGATGATCGAGTCCGGGCACATCCAGCGCGACACCGACGCCGCCGACCGGCGCAAGGTGCTGCTGCGCTACGCCGATCACGGCATGGAGGTCGCGCGCGGCTTCTTCACCCCGCTCGGCACCCGCACCAGGGCCGCCATGGCCGGGCTGCCGGACGAGGACCTGGCCGCCGCGCACCGCGTGTTCAGCACCCTGATCGATTCCATGCGGACGCACTTCGACGAGCTCACCCGGCGCTGA
- a CDS encoding SDR family oxidoreductase translates to MFGATGYIGGRLVPELLKAGHTVRVLARTPGKLADAPWHDEVEVVRGDVTSAGDVARALEGQEVLYYLVHSLTRADFDTVDRKAAELVVRAADEQGLTRIVYLGGINPEGQDLSRHLASRAEVGRILLEGRVPALVLQAAVILGSGSASFEMLRYLTERLPAMVTPRWVRNLIQPIAVRDVLYYLTSGAEVAPEVRGAFDIGGPDVLSYLEMMRRYARVAGLPRRIIVPVPVLTPWLSAQWVNLVTPVPRAIAVPLMESLINDVVCRDHAIAEHIPDPADGLVGYDHAVELALAKIRDLDVPTRWSDADAGTAPSDPLPTDPEWSGGSLYRDERSLATPADPQTVWAVVEAIGGENGWYSFPLAWSVRGWMDRVAGGAGLRRGRRDPHRLREGEALDWWRVEHLERPHLLRLRAEMRVPGRAWLELRVEPDGTGAVYHQRALFEPRGLAGHLYWKAIAPFHAVIFGGMARNITGAAEATAAP, encoded by the coding sequence GTGTTCGGAGCGACCGGGTACATCGGCGGCCGTCTGGTGCCGGAATTGCTGAAGGCGGGGCACACGGTCCGGGTCCTGGCCCGCACCCCGGGCAAGCTGGCCGATGCGCCCTGGCACGACGAGGTCGAGGTGGTGCGGGGCGACGTCACGAGCGCCGGCGACGTCGCGCGGGCGCTCGAGGGCCAGGAGGTGCTCTACTACCTGGTCCACTCGCTGACCCGCGCGGACTTCGACACCGTCGACCGCAAGGCCGCCGAACTCGTGGTCCGCGCCGCCGACGAGCAGGGGCTGACCCGCATCGTCTACCTGGGCGGCATCAATCCGGAGGGGCAGGACCTCTCCCGGCACCTGGCCTCGCGCGCCGAGGTCGGCCGGATCCTGCTGGAGGGCCGGGTCCCCGCGCTCGTGCTGCAGGCGGCGGTGATCCTCGGCTCCGGCTCGGCCAGCTTCGAGATGCTGCGCTACCTCACCGAGCGGCTGCCGGCCATGGTGACCCCGCGCTGGGTGCGCAACCTGATCCAGCCGATCGCGGTCCGCGACGTGCTCTACTACCTGACGAGCGGCGCCGAGGTCGCGCCCGAGGTGCGCGGCGCCTTCGACATCGGCGGCCCGGACGTGCTCAGCTACCTGGAGATGATGCGTCGCTACGCGCGGGTCGCCGGGCTGCCGCGCCGGATCATCGTCCCGGTCCCGGTCCTCACCCCGTGGCTCTCCGCGCAGTGGGTGAACCTGGTGACGCCGGTGCCGCGCGCCATCGCGGTGCCGCTGATGGAGTCGCTGATCAACGACGTCGTCTGCCGCGACCACGCCATCGCCGAGCACATCCCCGACCCGGCCGACGGCCTCGTCGGCTACGACCACGCGGTCGAGCTCGCGCTGGCCAAGATTCGCGACCTGGACGTCCCCACCCGCTGGTCGGACGCCGACGCGGGCACCGCCCCCTCCGACCCGCTGCCCACCGACCCGGAGTGGTCCGGCGGCTCGCTCTACCGCGACGAACGCTCGCTCGCCACCCCGGCCGACCCGCAGACCGTCTGGGCGGTGGTGGAGGCGATCGGCGGCGAGAACGGCTGGTACTCGTTCCCGCTGGCCTGGTCGGTGCGCGGCTGGATGGATCGGGTGGCAGGCGGGGCCGGGCTGCGCCGCGGCCGCCGCGACCCGCACCGGCTGCGCGAGGGCGAGGCGCTGGACTGGTGGCGGGTCGAGCACCTGGAGCGCCCGCACCTGCTGCGGCTGCGCGCCGAGATGCGGGTGCCCGGCCGCGCCTGGCTGGAGCTGCGGGTCGAGCCGGACGGCACCGGCGCGGTCTACCACCAGCGCGCGCTCTTCGAGCCGCGCGGCCTCGCCGGGCACCTCTACTGGAAGGCCATCGCGCCCTTCCACGCGGTGATCTTCGGCGGCATGGCCCGCAACATCACCGGCGCCGCCGAGGCGACCGCCGCCCCCTGA
- a CDS encoding TetR/AcrR family transcriptional regulator, with protein MTRGRADTTGTRRAAAPSPVRAERRRALVDAAIAAIAEHGPDALTGQIADRAGLARTHFYRHFASKEELDLAVARRAHEELTERIRSALAIDGTPLDVIRAPIAEHVAWAGEHPNLYRFLLRRNYSRGAEEESRLGGSAFASEISEAAGRYIPRFNSDPAAADRLVVALLGLIDASVRWWLAHGGSTETELVELLTAESWLLIDRRLRALGIELDPDGALPAP; from the coding sequence ATGACGAGAGGACGCGCCGACACCACCGGCACCCGCCGGGCCGCCGCGCCCTCCCCGGTCCGCGCCGAGCGGCGCAGGGCCCTGGTCGACGCCGCCATCGCCGCCATCGCCGAGCACGGCCCGGACGCGCTCACCGGCCAGATCGCCGACCGCGCCGGGCTGGCCCGGACGCACTTCTACCGGCACTTCGCCAGCAAGGAGGAGCTCGACCTCGCCGTCGCCCGGCGCGCGCACGAGGAGCTCACCGAGCGCATCCGCTCCGCGCTCGCCATCGACGGCACCCCGCTCGACGTCATCCGCGCACCGATCGCCGAGCACGTCGCCTGGGCGGGCGAGCACCCGAACCTGTATCGGTTCCTGCTGCGCCGCAACTACTCCCGCGGCGCCGAGGAGGAGTCCAGGCTCGGCGGCAGCGCCTTCGCCTCGGAGATCTCCGAGGCGGCCGGGCGCTACATCCCGCGCTTCAACTCCGACCCCGCCGCCGCGGACCGGCTGGTCGTCGCGCTGCTCGGGCTGATCGACGCCTCGGTGCGCTGGTGGCTGGCGCACGGCGGCTCCACCGAGACCGAGCTGGTCGAGCTGCTCACCGCGGAGTCCTGGCTGCTGATCGATCGCCGGCTGCGCGCGCTCGGCATCGAGCTCGACCCCGACGGCGCGCTACCCGCGCCCTGA
- a CDS encoding DUF6764 family protein, which yields MTTTPLRRTAAVLAGVGAAAACALLAAPAASAETATCPATGGQVAAVTVGDASCASESVGGSAALAIGTDGTADADANAAGLSLAIAQNGGAATSESGYLSAPAAVAIGPGASVVTLGVRPGLSIGIAGPGATVVVDGVNRPTCSGGLAFAGDFQTFQGCLSTQ from the coding sequence ATGACCACCACTCCCCTGCGCCGCACCGCGGCCGTGCTCGCCGGCGTCGGCGCGGCCGCCGCCTGCGCCCTGCTCGCCGCACCCGCGGCGAGCGCCGAGACGGCCACCTGCCCGGCGACCGGCGGCCAGGTCGCCGCCGTCACCGTCGGCGACGCCTCGTGCGCCTCGGAGAGCGTCGGCGGCTCCGCCGCGCTCGCCATCGGCACCGACGGCACCGCGGACGCCGACGCGAACGCCGCCGGGCTCTCCCTGGCCATCGCGCAGAACGGCGGCGCGGCCACCTCGGAGTCCGGCTACCTGTCGGCCCCGGCGGCCGTGGCGATCGGCCCGGGCGCGAGCGTCGTCACGCTCGGTGTGCGGCCGGGGCTCTCGATCGGGATCGCCGGGCCGGGCGCCACGGTCGTGGTGGACGGGGTGAACCGGCCGACCTGCTCCGGCGGGCTCGCCTTCGCCGGTGATTTCCAGACCTTCCAGGGCTGTCTCTCCACGCAGTAG